A segment of the Necator americanus strain Aroian chromosome IV, whole genome shotgun sequence genome:
TGTCCAATGTGTTGTTGATTCGATGCTTCACTTTCACGACATCCATGAACTATTCAGGAAAATCAGTTGGTCCTACTTCTTTTCATCGCAACCAGCGTGACCGCATACTCTCGCCGGATTATTTGAGCATTTCCTCGTGTTCGAGGCTTAGACAAACGTTTCGTTTGCTAATAGTGGCGAAGACAATTTATCGCCCGCGGGAGTACGGCCCGCGTTCAGGATCAACCTTTGTTTTTGGCTTCCACTTTCTGTAGTATATGCATTCTTTGTATATCGCCAAATAAAAATGCGAATATATACGTGTATTCACGACAAATAGAATGACGAAAATTGATCGGATCAGCAGCGAAATAAGAGGATTGAGATCTTGCTTATGTACATGTGGACGAATTCAACACAGTCCAGATGCATTCCGAAGTTACGTCCAACGATGCACTGCCAGCTGCCACCTGAAGAGAAGTAGTGTGGTTTGAAATAGAAACGCTCCTTCTAAACACCTGCTTTAAGGAGTTTTAATTCTggaattctttctttcaaaggCAACCCTGGTTTCCAAAATTGGCTACAGAGATTCATCACGTCAAAAacaattgattttttaaaggagaggtgtttttctgaagatatctaattaattaaaaagttATATGGGAAATATTTGCGGAGTCTCGAAACTGCAACACTTATATGCCCATGGGTACAACTTAGGCTTCTGGTATGGGTACGTAGGTTCATTTTTCAGTTATGAGAAAAGGACAACGTTCTCCTAGCATTGCTCAGCCTGAGTGAGAAAGGagacaaatgttttttttatgaactgTTAACTAGATCATCTAGTATTTAGCTAAATTCTCCGTGGCCGTCAAAGTGTAGTAATAATCGGGATTTCTCTGAGTTGCGTTATACGGTCGCTGCGTTATAACTGTAGTATGGGACGCAGCCTATGCTACAGTACTCTGCGGTAGGCAAATACGAGTATCATGCCGAAAACATGTGGTGTTTCTGTATTAAGGCAGCGTATCGCAATTTTGAAGTGGTGAGGGAAACGAGCAGAATCACACCGGGCCGCAGTGTCTACTACCCAAACTGCGCTTTTCCTCTGGTTCTCTTACTACgagtcaaaatcgtgatgcgctgcctttaaggagcaCAAGTGCAAATGACGACCCTAAAATCAATTCGAAGAGAAATGCAATATTTTGCATGCAACCACCTGTTTCTATAAATGTTTACTTTCCGAATAGATTATACCACTTACCATGTTTCTCGTCAAATTTCCGCTTTAAAAATGTcgcaatttcattttctatacCACGTTCTTCTATAGCGCGACCAAGAAAGAAGATGGCCTGAAAATTAAGTGAGAGTTTCAACATCCATGAAAACATGTGCACAAAGATGAACGCCTTAGATAAAAGCTTCACAGATTCTAGAGAagtttctacattttacctacATGGTCGCGCGTTTCTTCGTTTCGTTACAACAATATCCAATTTGACAAAAAGTTTGGAAGTGGAAAGCTTTTACGGATCGTCTATCTTTCATGCAACTTGGTGTTTGTATCATAGAAGTAAAGTCTATTCGTAGAAGTTTGAATATGTTCCGACTGCATGTGGAATTAGACGAATGCATGAGTTTTAATGGCGCTAGTAGTCTCTCCTTCATTGTTAGAGCCTACAAATTTTTctgtagatgaaaaaaaaaaactgaaaaatgagaaagtcaAAATGTGTGTTTGTTTACATTATTGTGACAGTATCAAAAATAGTGGAGCAAACAAGTACTCAGAAACATGCAATTATACTGTATCGTTATATATCTGTCTCTCGCTGTTTCATTCACTATCTTAAAGgaagcatttaaaaaaatgttgagatcTTCTCAGAAATACGTTGGAGtaaagataataaataaataagagaataGTTCGTGTAAATGAGCGTTATTACGCGCAGCTCCCAGTAGTGAAGTAAACAAGCCGCGAAAGCTCCCTACGATGAAACTTTTTACGTTATGGAACTCAAACAATTCCGTCCCCGCAATGTTCGCAGTCCAAATTAAGTGAATCAATTAAGCAGCAAAAGCCCTATACTCTCACATTCGCGGACGCGTTGCGGATTTCTGTCGTTTTGCCAGCCGTAGCAAGTTGGGTCGTTTGAGACACCGGTGCTCACGGTGACCTGTTCACACTAAATGCAATCAGGCATTCCTGTACACTTCAGAGCACGCATGAGCTATATAACTTGCGCAGTTATACGGCTGAATTCACCCCTACATTGCAAAAGCAGTCCAGCACGCCGCCCGACCCAAATAGGTGAAGCTGAACGGCCGACCTGAGGTACCCTGGTCACTCAGTGTCGATGAGCACTTCACGTCTCGCAGCCCGTGgaacagcgacgaatggaAGAATTCTTCGCGAGCTCTTGTTGTAGATCGAGAAGGATGGGCTGTATTCAAAAACGACACACACGTCAGCCGATGACACCAGCAGGTAAGTCAACTCATTAGCCGGAAATGTTCACAATTACGGTCGTGAGCTGTTCCATTGCCCCTATCAATTTCGGTAGAGATCCCAACACTGTCACTTTTGCGCTTTGCTGTCTTTAAGGATCTGTAtgatctctttcttttcttctgcttcttttttaaGTACAAGCTTTTAGTTATTAATCATTATGTGGAGGAAATGATGAAATGTGACCACAAAAACTATTACAACAGCAATAAAACACACTTTTCCCGCAGCTATGTGGAAGATCTTGTGAAGTTTCGGAGGGAGCATATGGTGTTGTAAAAACGAGACATGAGCAAGTTAGCTAGTGACCGGCAGAATGTTATCTGTTGCTAGAAATTTATATGCGATGATCTGTGACCTAACTGCCAGAGGTCTGTACAAGTAGGAGCTATTATGTCAtgataacttcttttttttttggaaaattatatGAATATAACATTACATTATTACTGGGACTAACTATAAAATGAGTAGTTTGCATCCATCGAGAAAGATGAGGTCTTAGTGAGGAAGACTCAAAATTATGGCAGAGATTAATGCTTAATCGATTCGATTTGTGCTCGCTCACCGTCTGAGGCATTGGACGCTTTACACCTTACAGGTGTTTGTCAACATCTTTAATACCGTACAATGTAATTTTACCATAGATCAGAACtttttagaaatgaaaagaaaaccgtGTAATGTAAGTCTTTGAAGTAACCGGAATTTCTGAAGACTTGAATTTGCTCCTCcgtttgaaaaatgaatcTACATTTACTAGCCCCTCAGATTAACATTACAGTTTCAGTACACGTACACCATACATTTGTGTTCGTTCGTCCCACTCAGTCGAATAGATTTTCACACTCTAAATGGCTACAGAAATCTAATCTGATGTTGTCAGTTTCTCTGAGGTGGTCTCTTGGAGGTTCTTTTACTCAGACATAGTGGATGTCAGCTGTTACCCATGGCTAAGTTTCTAAGCAGTCATTAGTCACGTCACGATCAACAAAAGATTAGACATTCACATAAGAACGTCAGAACTCTCTGTTAATGGatccacaaaaacaaaagaaactgaatCCATCAGTGAGGACATAGAATGTAACAAAGTTTTAAAGCGAGGAAAGCTGAGGAAATATGTAGGTTGGCATTGTTTTACTAGGCAAAAAGATAACCAGACGGAAACTACCATATACCTGGGATTCCAGCACAATACGTAATTCATTGCCATAACTTTTTTCCTCGGAATCATTAGATTAGTATTTTTGGGtagtttgtttgtgttttttagaTTTGAAAGTATGTAGTATAACGCGTGGTCCTCAGAAACATTTCTGAGACGACACCGTttctcaacattttattatcagCTCAAATTTAGCTTAAAATACAGCACAGACTTCGGACGAGTGTTAATTGTAGTGTTGTAGGTCCCAAGTACTCTGGAGACTGACGGTGGTGTAGAAAAAGTCATTCTTTATAAATGATAAGTCTTAGACACACCCTCTGTCACCACACAAGAGCAGTTCCCCGAGTTCGTGGAGTAAGCGAGAAGCAGTTCTGTTGAAAGTTTAGTCTAGCCTTTTCTTATAAAAGCGCTAAATGTAGCGAAGTACCAAACTTTGCAGGATGATTCC
Coding sequences within it:
- a CDS encoding hypothetical protein (NECATOR_CHRIV.G14514.T2) yields the protein MRTSSSSSSHHLEDARRESRRWKEPPQKALRPENIQLRESSMNEEKTKDAIFFLGRAIEERGIENEIATFLKRKFDEKHGGSWQCIVGRNFGMHLDCVEFVHMYISKISILLFRC
- a CDS encoding hypothetical protein (NECATOR_CHRIV.G14514.T1), which codes for MNFGSRRKISARRRESRRWKEPPQKALRPENIQLRESSMNEEKTKDAIFFLGRAIEERGIENEIATFLKRKFDEKHGGSWQCIVGRNFGMHLDCVEFVHMYISKISILLFRC